The following coding sequences are from one Pirellulales bacterium window:
- a CDS encoding glycosyltransferase family 4 protein: MTSLRIALVVHGRFHIFDLARELLHQGHDVTLFTNYPKRVCERFGVPRRRVVNCLTHGVASRALAKLLPRSPGLRERWTNAAFGRWAARTVPAHGRWDAVACMSGVAEDLFDGLDAPETLRVLLRLSLHIREQKRILAEEERAGGRRVEQPSDWIVAREEREYERADLIQVLAPFSLDSFVRAGVPREKLDLIYSAVNVSAFRPPAAVVEARLQRLTAGERLRVICAGTFCRRKGARFWGEMLEGASQAAQFRFVGSIASDAAGIARSIGARAEFRAKVPEASLREEYAWADLFALPTLEEGSPAVVAQALASRLPVITTTSCGASALVENGLTGWIIPPSRSDALADCVRRLDADRAELVAAVRRLREREFSRDWSEYARDFVRSIRDRREAT, translated from the coding sequence ATGACTTCGCTCCGCATAGCCCTGGTGGTCCATGGCCGGTTTCACATCTTCGATCTTGCCCGTGAGTTGCTTCACCAGGGCCACGACGTGACACTGTTCACGAACTACCCGAAGCGCGTCTGCGAGCGGTTCGGCGTGCCGCGCCGGCGCGTGGTCAACTGCCTCACCCACGGCGTCGCCAGCCGCGCCTTGGCGAAATTGCTCCCCCGAAGCCCAGGGCTGAGAGAACGCTGGACGAACGCGGCGTTTGGTCGCTGGGCGGCCCGGACTGTGCCCGCGCACGGCCGGTGGGACGCCGTCGCCTGCATGAGCGGCGTCGCCGAAGACCTCTTCGACGGCCTCGACGCTCCCGAGACGCTGCGCGTTTTGCTGCGGCTGTCGCTGCACATTCGCGAGCAAAAACGAATTCTCGCCGAGGAAGAGCGCGCCGGCGGACGCCGCGTGGAGCAGCCCTCCGACTGGATCGTGGCCCGCGAGGAGCGCGAATACGAGCGGGCGGATCTGATTCAGGTTTTGGCGCCCTTTTCTCTCGATTCGTTCGTGCGGGCGGGGGTGCCGCGCGAAAAGCTCGATCTAATTTACTCCGCCGTGAACGTCTCGGCCTTCAGGCCGCCCGCCGCGGTTGTCGAGGCGCGCTTGCAGCGGTTGACCGCGGGCGAGCGGCTGCGCGTCATTTGCGCCGGTACCTTCTGCCGGCGAAAAGGCGCCCGATTTTGGGGCGAGATGCTCGAAGGGGCAAGCCAGGCCGCCCAATTCCGCTTCGTCGGCAGCATTGCCTCGGACGCCGCGGGCATCGCGCGCTCGATCGGCGCGCGCGCGGAGTTTCGCGCCAAAGTGCCGGAAGCCTCGCTGCGCGAAGAGTACGCCTGGGCCGATCTTTTCGCGCTGCCAACCTTGGAAGAGGGATCCCCGGCCGTGGTCGCCCAGGCGCTGGCGTCGCGCTTGCCGGTGATCACGACCACCAGTTGCGGGGCCTCGGCCCTGGTCGAAAACGGACTTACGGGTTGGATCATCCCGCCTTCTCGGTCGGACGCGCTGGCGGACTGCGTCCGCCGGCTCGACGCGGACCGCGCGGAGCTAGTGGCGGCCGTGCGCCGCCTGCGCGAACGCGAGTTCTCGCGCGACTGGAGCGAATACGCGCGCGACTTCGTTCGGTCGATTCGCGATCGGCGAGAGGCAACCTGA